The proteins below come from a single Methyloprofundus sedimenti genomic window:
- a CDS encoding CbtA family protein gives MYFRQIFLISCLSALAASFCFSLYQWYLVNPLIFAAELYEQATPPGSNVIEPAQPWSPGDGIERSVYTLLANFLMSLAYSLLLTSAMVFRGSSSSLKGLAWGMAAYISAFIAPGLGLPPEIPGMDVADLAQRQNWWLLTVSLTGAGLAILAFSPRYYKGAGFILLLLPHLIGAPVSAVHGFSHPDPEAIAMLTKLWHQFILQTSIANALLWFIIGISTGFLCHKFIDTVTPLGVRG, from the coding sequence ATGTATTTTCGTCAGATTTTCTTAATTTCCTGCCTGAGTGCACTCGCTGCGAGCTTTTGCTTTAGTCTTTACCAGTGGTATCTGGTCAATCCCCTTATATTTGCCGCCGAGTTATATGAGCAGGCGACACCTCCGGGTTCAAATGTAATTGAGCCGGCGCAACCCTGGAGCCCCGGCGATGGTATTGAGCGTAGCGTGTATACTTTATTAGCAAATTTCCTGATGAGCCTTGCGTATAGTTTACTACTTACGAGTGCTATGGTTTTTCGCGGCTCCAGTTCAAGCCTAAAAGGACTGGCATGGGGAATGGCCGCTTATATCTCCGCATTTATCGCACCTGGTTTGGGTTTGCCGCCAGAAATCCCCGGCATGGACGTTGCCGACCTGGCACAACGCCAAAACTGGTGGTTGCTAACGGTCTCCTTGACCGGAGCAGGCCTGGCAATATTAGCATTTAGTCCGCGTTACTATAAGGGAGCAGGATTTATACTTTTACTGTTGCCACATTTAATCGGTGCACCGGTATCTGCAGTACATGGTTTTAGTCACCCAGATCCTGAAGCAATTGCCATGCTAACAAAGCTATGGCATCAGTTCATCCTGCAAACCAGTATCGCAAACGCATTATTATGGTTTATAATCGGCATCAGCACAGGTTTTTTATGCCACAAATTTATTGATACTGTGACACCCTTAGGAGTGAGGGGTTGA
- a CDS encoding CbtB domain-containing protein, whose translation MNANNPASLEQSVPVATTKNLQLIAAAALGLIILFGVGFAPMDIMHNAAHDTRHSVAFPCH comes from the coding sequence ATGAATGCCAATAACCCCGCTTCACTGGAACAAAGCGTTCCTGTTGCTACGACTAAAAATTTGCAACTCATTGCTGCAGCGGCATTAGGACTTATTATTTTATTTGGCGTAGGTTTTGCTCCGATGGATATTATGCACAATGCTGCACATGATACCCGCCATAGCGTTGCCTTTCCTTGCCATTAA
- the nadE gene encoding ammonia-dependent NAD(+) synthetase — translation MNQKDIIEEMKVLPVIEPEFEIQRRIDFIKQQLKQSNLKNLLLGISGGIDSATCGRLAQLATEQLNNEENSNEYQFIAVRLPYNIQADESDAQLAISFIQPGQNISVNVQTGVDAIHAETCRVLKDHGELVASTLKLDFSKGNVKARTRMIAQYEIAGLLEALVIGTDHSAENITGFFTKWGDGACDLAPLFGLNKRQVRQIAKTLGVPAVLIAKAPTADLEDLEPGKTDECALGLSYDQIDDFLEGKPVAEKVSQLIIETFQKTQHKRQPIPTIYD, via the coding sequence ATGAATCAAAAAGACATTATTGAAGAAATGAAAGTACTCCCGGTTATTGAGCCAGAGTTTGAAATTCAGCGCCGCATTGATTTTATAAAACAGCAGCTTAAACAATCAAATTTAAAGAATCTGTTGTTAGGCATTAGCGGCGGTATTGATTCAGCTACTTGTGGCCGTCTAGCGCAATTAGCTACTGAGCAGCTTAATAATGAAGAAAATAGCAACGAATATCAATTTATTGCCGTGCGCCTGCCTTATAATATTCAGGCTGACGAAAGTGATGCACAGCTTGCGATTAGCTTTATTCAGCCCGGACAAAATATTTCAGTCAATGTGCAAACCGGAGTAGATGCTATTCATGCAGAAACATGTCGTGTACTTAAAGATCATGGGGAGCTGGTTGCATCTACGCTAAAACTCGATTTTAGTAAAGGTAATGTAAAAGCCCGGACAAGGATGATTGCACAATATGAAATTGCAGGATTGTTGGAGGCACTGGTTATTGGTACCGACCATTCAGCAGAAAATATAACCGGCTTTTTTACCAAATGGGGCGATGGAGCCTGTGATCTTGCGCCGCTTTTTGGTTTAAATAAACGGCAGGTCAGACAGATCGCAAAAACCCTGGGTGTGCCCGCTGTGTTGATAGCAAAAGCGCCTACAGCTGATCTGGAAGATCTGGAACCGGGTAAAACTGATGAATGCGCTCTGGGATTGAGTTATGATCAGATTGATGATTTTTTAGAAGGTAAACCGGTTGCTGAAAAAGTGAGTCAATTAATTATTGAAACATTTCAAAAAACACAACACAAACGCCAGCCTATTCCCACAATATATGATTAA
- the apaG gene encoding Co2+/Mg2+ efflux protein ApaG, with protein MSAENKILIEVFPRYIADQSMPSAHKYAFAYTIKITNAGATAAKLISRHWLITDANGKVEDVRGEGVIGKTPYLKPGEEFTYTSGALIETAVGVMQGEYTMLSDSGENFDVPIPRFTLSIPRTLH; from the coding sequence ATGAGCGCAGAAAATAAAATATTAATAGAAGTTTTCCCTAGGTATATAGCAGATCAATCTATGCCTAGTGCACACAAATATGCCTTTGCGTATACTATTAAGATCACAAACGCCGGCGCAACGGCAGCGAAATTAATAAGCCGGCATTGGTTAATCACTGATGCTAATGGCAAGGTTGAAGATGTCCGTGGTGAGGGGGTTATCGGCAAGACTCCGTACTTAAAGCCAGGTGAGGAATTTACTTATACTAGTGGCGCGCTTATCGAAACAGCTGTTGGTGTGATGCAAGGGGAATATACAATGCTCTCTGATTCAGGCGAGAATTTTGATGTGCCTATTCCCCGATTTACTTTATCGATACCCAGAACATTACATTAG
- a CDS encoding symmetrical bis(5'-nucleosyl)-tetraphosphatase has protein sequence MTIYAIGDIQGCYDDLQRLLDKIDFNQQTDQLWFVGDLVNRGPKSLETLRFIKSLGDAAVCVLGNHDLHLLAVAYKHSPIRTKDTITSILRAKDKDELLHWLRHRPLFHYNDDFCMLHAGLPPQWDFSMAKKMAAKVEQELRGDSHVKFFKQMYGNEPDKWSDKLKGYEQLRFAVNCFSRMRFCDEKGRLDFKYNGKPGSQPKNLIPWFDLPNRKNAHLKIIFGHWSALGYHHSNNCHAIDTGCLWGGQLTALKLDAQMQRISVDCEGYRVPNH, from the coding sequence ATGACGATCTATGCGATTGGTGATATTCAAGGTTGTTACGATGATTTGCAGCGATTATTGGACAAGATTGATTTTAATCAACAAACCGATCAGCTCTGGTTTGTTGGGGACCTGGTTAATCGCGGGCCTAAATCATTAGAAACCCTGCGTTTTATTAAATCGCTTGGTGATGCAGCTGTTTGCGTCTTGGGAAACCATGATCTGCATTTACTTGCAGTAGCTTATAAACATTCACCAATTCGCACAAAAGATACGATAACTTCGATACTGCGTGCAAAGGATAAAGACGAATTATTACATTGGTTAAGGCACAGGCCCCTATTTCATTATAACGATGATTTTTGTATGCTACATGCGGGCTTGCCACCGCAGTGGGACTTTTCGATGGCAAAAAAAATGGCGGCGAAAGTTGAACAGGAATTGCGCGGTGATAGCCACGTAAAATTTTTTAAACAAATGTATGGTAATGAACCTGACAAATGGAGCGATAAATTAAAAGGTTATGAACAATTGCGCTTCGCTGTAAATTGTTTTAGTCGTATGCGTTTTTGTGATGAAAAAGGACGCCTGGATTTTAAATATAATGGTAAACCAGGCAGTCAACCAAAAAATTTAATTCCCTGGTTCGATTTACCGAATCGAAAAAATGCACATTTAAAAATTATTTTTGGTCACTGGTCTGCCTTAGGTTATCACCACTCGAATAATTGTCACGCAATTGATACTGGCTGCTTGTGGGGCGGGCAACTGACAGCCCTGAAACTAGATGCACAAATGCAACGAATCAGCGTTGATTGCGAAGGCTATAGAGTGCCCAATCACTAG
- a CDS encoding Rho-binding antiterminator: MHQPAIISCALHDYIEIACLYGYQIKLLLKDGQTVAGKAINILSTPEKREYLLLACEQQIKIELIEIKELQVLTPQAKFQSVSFT; this comes from the coding sequence ATGCATCAACCCGCTATTATTTCCTGTGCCTTGCACGATTATATTGAAATTGCCTGTTTATATGGATATCAGATCAAACTGTTATTAAAAGATGGGCAAACAGTTGCAGGTAAAGCGATTAATATCCTGAGTACTCCTGAAAAACGAGAATATTTGCTGCTCGCGTGTGAACAACAAATAAAAATTGAACTCATTGAAATTAAAGAATTACAGGTATTAACACCACAGGCGAAATTTCAATCTGTTTCTTTTACATAG
- the hcp gene encoding hydroxylamine reductase, translating to MFCYHCQEAKKNIACDTAGICGKKADVSSLHDLLTYTLKGLAFYAVKAAESGITDSNIDKFVARALYSMVTNVNFDPAVFVQLIAETVQRREHLKRLLSKSETVFITEEPEEAQWLYEKIDQEAFVKKGETVGVQAGGELSGDDADLHAAREMLIYAAKGLGALLEHIQVLDVFAPEHYVFMYQAVAYTLQKQRSLNELLAMNYKCGEQAILVMALLEQINIEKFGQPSATTVHLDSWDKPGILVSGQDFHDLQDLLEQSAGSGVDIYTHGEMIAAHSYPAFKKYFNLVANYGGAWQDQKTEFGKFQGPVLVTTNSLQQPKKGYTAKAYTSGMVGWPDIAHIEKRRTEDAKDFSEIIQQALQCEPPLPLTAGSVTVGYGRHALIALTDTITQSIKSGDIKRIIVLIGCDGRHKERRYYTDLVKALPADTLILTAGDTKYRFHQLELGEINGVPRLLDAGQTHDFYAVIAFLTHLQNTMQLEHINQLPVSFNIAWYEQQTILMMLAIFALGIKNLRIGPTLPPFFSPGILQKLTDELAVKGIDTPENDVAAMLEGE from the coding sequence ATGTTTTGTTACCATTGCCAGGAAGCTAAAAAAAATATTGCCTGTGATACGGCTGGAATTTGTGGAAAAAAAGCGGATGTTTCTAGCTTGCATGACTTATTGACCTATACATTAAAAGGCTTGGCTTTTTACGCCGTAAAGGCAGCCGAGTCTGGAATAACTGACTCAAACATTGATAAATTCGTTGCTCGCGCTTTATATTCAATGGTAACCAATGTTAATTTTGATCCAGCCGTCTTTGTGCAATTAATTGCAGAAACTGTGCAAAGGCGCGAGCATTTGAAAAGATTATTGTCCAAAAGTGAAACGGTATTTATTACTGAGGAGCCCGAGGAAGCCCAATGGCTTTATGAAAAAATTGATCAAGAGGCCTTCGTAAAGAAAGGAGAAACGGTTGGCGTGCAGGCCGGTGGCGAATTATCCGGTGATGATGCCGATTTACATGCCGCACGGGAAATGCTGATCTATGCCGCAAAAGGTTTAGGGGCTTTATTAGAACATATTCAGGTGTTAGATGTGTTTGCGCCTGAACACTATGTTTTTATGTATCAAGCAGTTGCATATACTTTGCAAAAACAGCGCAGTTTAAATGAGTTACTCGCCATGAATTATAAATGTGGTGAGCAGGCGATACTGGTTATGGCATTGCTAGAGCAGATCAATATTGAAAAATTTGGCCAGCCCTCTGCAACAACAGTGCATTTAGACTCCTGGGATAAACCTGGTATTTTAGTTTCCGGGCAAGATTTTCATGATTTACAGGATTTATTAGAGCAAAGCGCTGGCTCTGGTGTTGATATCTATACCCACGGCGAAATGATTGCTGCCCATAGTTATCCGGCTTTTAAGAAATATTTTAATCTGGTCGCCAACTATGGTGGTGCATGGCAGGATCAAAAAACCGAGTTTGGCAAGTTTCAAGGCCCTGTTCTGGTAACCACAAACAGCCTGCAACAACCTAAAAAAGGCTACACTGCAAAGGCCTATACTTCAGGCATGGTTGGCTGGCCTGATATTGCGCATATTGAAAAACGTAGAACCGAAGATGCAAAAGATTTTTCTGAAATTATCCAGCAAGCACTGCAATGTGAGCCGCCTTTACCTTTAACAGCGGGCAGTGTCACAGTAGGTTATGGACGGCATGCACTCATTGCTTTAACGGACACCATTACGCAGTCTATTAAGTCGGGTGATATTAAACGTATTATCGTTTTAATTGGCTGTGACGGGCGGCACAAAGAACGCCGCTATTACACCGATTTAGTTAAAGCCTTGCCTGCCGATACGCTTATTCTAACGGCTGGTGATACTAAATATCGATTTCATCAGTTAGAATTAGGTGAAATAAACGGTGTGCCACGCCTTTTGGATGCAGGACAAACTCATGATTTTTATGCAGTGATCGCATTTTTAACCCATTTGCAAAATACCATGCAGCTAGAGCATATTAACCAACTACCTGTCTCTTTTAATATCGCCTGGTATGAGCAACAAACCATTTTAATGATGCTGGCAATATTCGCTCTTGGTATTAAAAATTTGCGTATAGGCCCCACGTTACCGCCTTTTTTTAGCCCGGGCATTTTGCAAAAATTAACAGACGAACTGGCGGTTAAAGGAATTGATACGCCAGAAAATGATGTAGCGGCAATGCTTGAAGGTGAATGA
- a CDS encoding TIGR00645 family protein: MLEKIIERLIYASRWLLAPIYLGMSFALMALTVKFFQELYHFIPAILTIEDNQLILKLLTFIDLSLVGSLTIIVMFSGYDNFVSRLDITEGTEKLSWLGTHDYGSLKMKVASSIVAISSIHLLKVFMNVEHIANDKLTWYVLIHITFVLSAFLMGYLEKLKE, translated from the coding sequence ATGCTAGAAAAAATAATTGAACGTTTAATTTATGCAAGCCGCTGGCTGTTAGCGCCTATTTATTTGGGGATGAGTTTTGCTTTAATGGCTTTGACGGTTAAGTTTTTTCAAGAACTATATCACTTTATCCCTGCAATTTTAACGATAGAAGACAATCAGTTAATTCTGAAACTGCTGACTTTTATCGATTTATCCTTAGTTGGCAGCCTGACCATTATAGTGATGTTTAGTGGCTATGATAATTTTGTTTCCCGTCTGGATATTACCGAAGGAACAGAAAAACTATCCTGGCTGGGCACGCATGATTATGGCTCGCTAAAAATGAAAGTCGCCTCATCAATAGTGGCTATTTCATCGATACATTTATTAAAGGTTTTTATGAATGTGGAACACATAGCAAATGATAAACTGACCTGGTATGTGCTCATTCATATTACTTTTGTGCTTTCCGCGTTTTTGATGGGCTATTTAGAAAAACTAAAAGAATGA
- a CDS encoding glutaredoxin family protein codes for MNKLLLLSTSACHLCEQAESLLLQLNIAYQKIDIAEQDQWQERYAIKIPVLLNTQEQRELCWPFSTEDIQTFV; via the coding sequence ATGAACAAACTTTTACTGTTAAGCACTTCGGCCTGTCATTTATGTGAACAGGCGGAAAGTTTATTATTGCAACTCAATATTGCCTATCAAAAAATTGATATCGCTGAACAGGATCAGTGGCAGGAGCGCTATGCGATTAAAATCCCGGTGCTATTGAATACCCAGGAACAGCGAGAACTTTGCTGGCCTTTTTCCACTGAAGATATACAGACTTTCGTATAA
- a CDS encoding class II fumarate hydratase — translation MNTNYRIEKDSMGELQVPSDALYGAQTQRAINNFPISGLTMPPAFIQTVALIKQTAAKVNMQLGVLDAARGEAIIKAAEQIIQGEYADQFPLDIFQTGSGTSTNMNVNEVLAHLASAITTEAVGANDHVNMGQSSNDVIPTAIHISTAIECHRQLLPALEHLAATLENKALACREFTKTGRTHLMDAMPMTLEQELGAWTLQIRNGIARINSALPRIQKLAQGGTAVGTGINAHPEFAALFAATMSKVTGITFSPNDSFFESLSCQDAVVELSGQLKTIAVSLMKIANDLRWMNSGPLAGLGEIELTALQPGSSIMPGKVNPVIPEATAMVAAQVIGNDATITIAGQSGTFQLNVMLPVIAYNILQSIDIISNASIALADKAIADFTVREANLQDALARNPILVTALNPIIGYAKAAEIAKSAYKQGRAIIDVAEEMTDISRVELEKILEPKHLAAGGVN, via the coding sequence ATGAATACTAACTACAGAATAGAAAAAGATAGCATGGGAGAATTACAGGTTCCCAGCGATGCTTTGTATGGCGCACAAACTCAACGCGCTATTAATAACTTTCCTATTAGCGGCTTAACGATGCCGCCCGCTTTTATTCAAACCGTGGCTCTGATTAAACAGACAGCCGCAAAAGTAAATATGCAACTTGGCGTATTAGATGCTGCGCGAGGTGAAGCTATTATTAAAGCGGCAGAACAGATTATTCAAGGTGAATACGCAGATCAATTCCCTCTCGATATTTTTCAGACGGGTTCTGGCACCAGTACCAATATGAATGTTAATGAAGTATTGGCGCATCTTGCATCAGCAATTACTACTGAAGCTGTGGGGGCAAATGACCATGTCAATATGGGGCAAAGCAGTAATGATGTTATTCCTACCGCGATCCACATCAGTACGGCGATTGAGTGTCACCGTCAATTATTGCCGGCCCTGGAGCATTTAGCTGCAACTCTGGAAAATAAAGCGCTTGCCTGTCGTGAGTTCACTAAAACCGGGCGCACCCATTTGATGGATGCGATGCCTATGACACTTGAGCAAGAATTAGGTGCATGGACTTTACAAATTCGTAATGGTATAGCCCGGATAAACAGTGCTTTGCCTAGAATACAAAAGCTGGCACAAGGAGGTACCGCGGTGGGCACAGGAATTAATGCACACCCAGAATTTGCGGCATTATTTGCAGCCACAATGAGTAAGGTTACCGGTATTACGTTCAGTCCGAATGACTCTTTTTTTGAAAGTTTAAGCTGTCAGGATGCCGTTGTTGAATTATCGGGACAATTAAAGACTATTGCTGTCAGTTTAATGAAAATTGCCAATGATTTGCGCTGGATGAATAGTGGACCTTTAGCCGGTTTAGGTGAAATTGAGTTAACAGCTTTGCAACCGGGTAGCAGTATTATGCCAGGCAAAGTCAATCCGGTGATACCTGAAGCAACTGCAATGGTAGCCGCACAAGTGATTGGTAATGATGCGACGATTACTATCGCAGGCCAGTCCGGGACATTTCAGTTAAATGTTATGCTGCCGGTGATTGCCTATAATATTTTACAAAGTATAGATATTATCAGTAATGCAAGTATCGCACTTGCAGATAAGGCCATTGCAGATTTCACCGTGCGTGAAGCTAACTTACAAGATGCACTGGCCAGAAATCCAATACTGGTCACAGCCTTAAATCCGATTATTGGCTATGCAAAAGCGGCTGAAATTGCAAAATCCGCCTACAAGCAAGGGCGAGCCATTATTGATGTTGCCGAAGAAATGACGGATATTTCACGTGTCGAATTAGAGAAAATCCTGGAACCGAAACATCTAGCTGCGGGCGGTGTGAATTAA
- a CDS encoding phosphoglycolate phosphatase, with amino-acid sequence MTPFKPKLIVFDLDGTLVDSSPDISNAINLMLSALNQQTYSKQQIRHWMGNGVTMLIKRALTGELNPLTDPDNLQLAKRVFSDFYRQNVCVESQLYAGVKEGLDQLQAAKINLACVTNKPALFTSSLLTEIGIIDYFPFIASGDTYSRMKPDPLPLLEAANFFANETEHALMVGDSINDIRAGKSAGFKTALVPYGYIGKYSCDQLGADYQIDSIAHLSELLSLAY; translated from the coding sequence TTGACTCCCTTTAAACCCAAACTTATTGTTTTCGATCTGGATGGTACGCTAGTAGATTCATCGCCAGATATTTCAAATGCTATCAATCTGATGCTATCCGCCTTAAACCAGCAAACCTATTCAAAGCAACAAATAAGACATTGGATGGGCAATGGCGTGACGATGTTAATAAAGCGCGCACTGACTGGTGAATTGAACCCTTTAACAGATCCTGACAATCTGCAACTGGCTAAGCGCGTGTTTAGTGATTTCTACAGACAAAATGTTTGCGTGGAGAGTCAGTTATACGCAGGAGTAAAAGAGGGTTTAGATCAACTGCAGGCAGCTAAAATTAATTTAGCCTGTGTGACCAATAAACCAGCACTATTTACCTCTTCCTTGTTAACTGAAATTGGCATTATAGATTATTTTCCATTTATTGCCTCGGGAGATACCTATAGTAGAATGAAGCCTGATCCTTTACCTTTGCTAGAAGCAGCAAATTTTTTTGCTAATGAAACAGAGCATGCCTTAATGGTAGGTGATTCAATTAATGATATACGGGCAGGAAAAAGCGCCGGCTTTAAAACAGCATTAGTGCCTTACGGTTATATCGGAAAATATAGTTGTGATCAGTTAGGAGCCGATTATCAAATTGATAGTATTGCGCATTTAAGTGAGCTATTATCGCTAGCATACTGA
- a CDS encoding histidine phosphatase family protein — MKIIFIRHGKPDTPKSGKLNTHEFHRWIAAYNLANLDTSQPPPEQVVAIACQCNVVICSDLRRSVHSAELLGVRDIARIDSIFREVELPYCTTSIPKLSPASWLILLRILWFLGLAANCESKATAMRRAATAGDLLHDKALANNTVLLVGHSIFNNFIGKQLKAKGWQGSASILSKYWEISEYEFIAP; from the coding sequence ATGAAAATTATTTTTATACGCCATGGCAAGCCTGATACTCCAAAATCAGGTAAATTGAATACCCATGAATTCCATAGATGGATTGCAGCCTATAATCTGGCGAACTTGGATACCAGCCAGCCACCACCAGAACAGGTGGTGGCAATAGCATGTCAATGTAATGTCGTGATCTGCAGTGATTTGCGGCGTTCTGTTCACTCTGCAGAGTTACTGGGAGTCAGAGATATTGCCCGTATAGACTCAATATTCCGTGAAGTGGAATTGCCTTATTGCACAACGTCAATACCCAAACTATCGCCTGCAAGCTGGTTGATATTGTTAAGAATTCTCTGGTTTTTGGGCTTAGCTGCCAATTGTGAATCTAAGGCTACAGCGATGCGGAGAGCCGCTACTGCAGGAGATTTATTGCATGATAAAGCATTAGCTAATAACACTGTTCTATTAGTTGGCCATAGCATATTCAACAATTTTATTGGTAAACAGCTCAAAGCAAAAGGGTGGCAAGGTTCTGCAAGTATTCTTAGTAAATACTGGGAGATAAGTGAGTATGAGTTTATTGCACCATAG
- the trpE gene encoding anthranilate synthase component I, whose amino-acid sequence MTPEQFKQYSDQGYNRIPIAREVLADLDTPLSAYLKLADGAYSYLFESVHGGEQWGRYSIIGLPCKSLIKVFGNEIRIEESGTVVESFEHASPLLWIEEFKQRFKVPDIEELPRFNGGLVGYFGYETIGYIEPRLKSAAKDDPIGSPDILLMISEEILVFDNLSGKMMLLTHANPELANAYESAQARLDELILKLRELKAKTNTEHTPKQVNEADFVSGFTEQGFKEAVLKVKDYITAGDIMQVVLSQRLSIPFSAAPIDLYRALRCLNPSPYMYYLNLEDFHIVGSSPEILVRLEDGMVTVRPIAGTRPRGKTPAEDIALEKDLLADPKELAEHLMLIDLGRNDAGRVAKIGTVELTDTMLIERYSHVMHIVSNVTGELKADKDAFDVLAATFPAGTVSGAPKIRAMEIIGELEPVKRGVYSGAVGYISWSGNMDTAIAIRTAVIKDKTLHIQAGAGIVYDSIPQNEWDETMNKGRAIFRAVSMAEAGLNGGGA is encoded by the coding sequence ATGACACCAGAACAATTCAAGCAATATTCCGATCAAGGCTACAATCGTATTCCTATCGCACGTGAAGTGCTGGCAGATTTAGACACCCCGCTGAGCGCGTATCTTAAATTAGCTGATGGTGCTTATTCATATCTATTTGAATCGGTGCATGGCGGAGAACAGTGGGGGCGTTATTCCATTATCGGCTTGCCTTGCAAGTCGCTGATCAAAGTTTTCGGCAATGAGATTCGAATTGAAGAATCAGGAACCGTTGTTGAAAGCTTTGAACATGCCAGCCCTCTGCTCTGGATTGAAGAATTCAAACAGCGATTTAAAGTCCCGGATATTGAAGAGTTACCTCGCTTTAATGGAGGACTGGTCGGTTATTTCGGTTATGAAACGATAGGATATATAGAGCCACGGCTGAAATCAGCTGCTAAAGATGACCCAATAGGCAGTCCTGATATTTTATTGATGATCTCTGAAGAAATTTTAGTCTTCGATAATCTATCTGGCAAAATGATGCTATTAACGCATGCGAATCCGGAACTAGCTAACGCTTATGAAAGCGCACAAGCACGTCTTGACGAGCTGATCTTAAAATTACGTGAATTAAAAGCAAAAACCAACACCGAACATACCCCTAAGCAGGTAAATGAAGCCGATTTTGTTTCGGGCTTTACTGAACAAGGTTTTAAAGAGGCGGTATTAAAAGTGAAAGACTACATTACTGCAGGGGATATTATGCAAGTAGTGTTATCGCAGCGTCTATCTATTCCTTTTTCTGCTGCGCCGATAGATTTGTATCGTGCCCTACGCTGTTTAAACCCATCGCCATATATGTATTATCTTAATTTAGAGGATTTTCATATAGTTGGTTCATCCCCTGAGATCCTGGTACGTTTAGAAGACGGAATGGTTACGGTTCGACCTATAGCCGGTACGCGCCCACGCGGTAAAACGCCGGCTGAAGATATTGCCCTGGAAAAAGACTTATTGGCCGATCCAAAAGAATTAGCCGAACATCTTATGTTAATTGATTTGGGGCGTAATGATGCGGGACGCGTAGCTAAAATTGGCACGGTGGAGTTGACGGACACCATGCTGATTGAACGTTATTCGCATGTTATGCACATCGTCTCTAATGTGACGGGAGAATTAAAGGCCGACAAGGATGCTTTTGACGTTTTGGCGGCAACTTTTCCAGCGGGGACTGTGAGCGGAGCACCTAAAATTCGAGCAATGGAAATCATAGGTGAACTGGAGCCTGTAAAACGTGGGGTTTATTCAGGTGCAGTAGGTTACATTTCCTGGTCCGGAAATATGGATACCGCAATAGCTATCAGAACAGCGGTTATAAAAGATAAAACTTTACATATACAAGCTGGAGCAGGAATCGTTTATGATTCAATACCCCAGAATGAATGGGATGAAACCATGAACAAAGGGCGGGCAATTTTTCGCGCAGTATCGATGGCTGAAGCTGGATTAAATGGAGGCGGAGCATGA
- a CDS encoding anthranilate synthase component II, with translation MSACKVVMVDNYDSFTYNLVQYFGELGADVTVVRNDEVSIDDIRALTPDKIVISPGPCTPKEAGISVETILSFAGKLPILGVCLGHQSIGYAFGGKIVHAKSIMHGKVSPVYHNNCGVFKGLNNPFTATRYHSLVIDQQSLPDCLEITAWTQDEQNNIDEIMGVRHKELDIEGVQFHPESILTEHGHDMLRNFLEK, from the coding sequence ATGAGCGCATGTAAAGTTGTAATGGTCGATAATTACGACTCTTTTACTTATAATCTGGTGCAATATTTTGGCGAATTAGGTGCTGATGTAACAGTGGTGCGTAATGATGAAGTAAGTATTGATGATATTCGTGCTTTAACTCCTGATAAAATCGTGATTTCCCCGGGGCCTTGTACGCCCAAAGAAGCAGGAATTTCAGTAGAAACTATTCTTAGCTTTGCTGGAAAGCTGCCTATTCTGGGTGTCTGCTTAGGACACCAAAGTATTGGTTATGCTTTTGGGGGTAAAATTGTTCATGCAAAAAGCATAATGCACGGTAAAGTGTCACCTGTTTACCATAATAATTGCGGAGTGTTTAAAGGTTTGAATAACCCGTTTACAGCAACTCGCTATCATTCGTTGGTGATTGATCAACAATCGTTACCTGACTGTCTGGAAATAACGGCATGGACGCAAGACGAACAAAACAATATCGATGAAATTATGGGGGTACGTCATAAAGAACTGGATATAGAAGGTGTTCAATTTCATCCCGAATCTATTTTGACTGAGCACGGTCACGATATGTTGCGTAATTTTTTAGAAAAATAA